A single region of the Triticum dicoccoides isolate Atlit2015 ecotype Zavitan chromosome 2B, WEW_v2.0, whole genome shotgun sequence genome encodes:
- the LOC119360198 gene encoding uncharacterized protein LOC119360198 — protein MAGGPLDLWNDWSIQILVLLSLTLQVILFLFAGIRRREANPLLNLLLWLTYQLADSTAMFALGHLSLSDAPGDHQLAAFWVPFLMLHLGGPDNITAYALQDNQLWLRHLQMLVVQVLGATYVLYRQITINGPFVLLAIILMFTLGAVKYAERTWALRCGNIDRLRSSLEKEPRSNHYQFHARTPDQEFRKGAADKEELYVRHAHSLFLICKHAMVDSWIEKDPDNHDANKLMALKQEGYEVMWAMMELELSLMYDILYTKAAVVHTWHGYCIRLASPLVTAVSFLLFHFSGKDGNHSSLDVVVTYTLLCGAFLLETISVLAALGSTWTYAFLCATQWNWLQCAALFTGRWDRLRRFVNTMTTRHGGARARRWSAKMGQYNILHRCARRDTAWSPLLGRLANTVGEELKEWWDRKHYSGSIEIYDDLRQRMFDYIRQLKGAVNSQGVLRKSWGQETLENLGLYDYFQNQLGVELQEGIIIWHIGTDIFLAKSSGAKAVGAKMQVKAIRALSNYMMFLLVERPYMLPGLAQARLYERTCKNLVDIWNKKKRERRARSNRLKELFRLRDDPNSSQPTQSDVFAIILYDVEKPDYSMAVPRLQYANRLAKKLLGKEEERNIDVLKLVCDVWMDFLVYAANRCSRESHAKKLSSGGELTTILWLMTGYLHNHLLMNRSDQVDG, from the coding sequence ATGGCTGGAGGTCCGCTGGACCTGTGGAATGACTGGTCAATTCAGATCCTAGTGCTCCTCAGCCTCACGCTTCaggtcatcctcttcctcttcgccgggaTCCGCCGGCGTGAAGCCAATCCGTTGCTGAACCTCCTGCTCTGGCTGACGTACCAGCTGGCCGACTCCACCGCCATGTTTGCCCTTGGCCATCTGTCCCTCAGCGACGCTCCTGGTGATCACCAGCTCGCAGCATTTTGGGTGCCGTTCCTCATGCTGCACCTAGGTGGCCCAGACAACATCACCGCCTATGCCCTCCAGGATAACCAGCTCTGGCTGCGCCACCTCCAGATGCTGGTTGTACAGGTCCTTGGGGCCACATATGTCCTCTACAGACAGATTACTATCAATGGACCCTTTGTCCTATTGGCCATCATTCTGATGTTCACTCTCGGGGCTGTCAAGTATGCAGAGCGGACATGGGCGCTGAGGTGCGGCAACATCGATAGACTCCGTAGCTCTCTCGAGAAGGAACCACGTTCCAACCATTATCAGTTCCACGCTCGCACTCCGGACCAAGAGTTCAGGAAGGGGGCAGCTGACAAGGAAGAATTATATGTGCGTCATGCGCACTCCCTGTTCCTGATATGCAAGCATGCCATGGTTGATTCTTGGATCGAAAAGGATCCAGATAACCATGATGCTAATAAGCTTATGGCCCTTAAACAAGAGGGTTATGAGGTCATGTGGGCGATGATGGAGCTGGAGCTCTCCTTGATGTATGACATCCTGTACACCAAGGCAGCCGTGGTCCATACTTGGCATGGCTACTGCATCCGTCTTGCCTCACCGCTCGTCACCGCCGTCTCATTCCTGCTATTTCATTTCAGCGGCAAAGACGGCAATCACAGCAGCCTTGACGTTGTGGTTACCTACACTTTGCTTTGTGGGGCTTTCTTGCTTGAGACCATATCGGTGTTGGCTGCCCTAGGATCCACCTGGACATACGCCTTCCTGTGCGCCACACAGTGGAATTGGCTCCAATGCGCTGCTCTTTTTACGGGGAGGTGGGATCGGCTACGCCGGTTTGTCAACACCATGACAACAAGACACGGTGGTGCTCGGGCAAGGAGGTGGTCAGCCAAGATGGGCCAATACAACATTCTGCACCGGTGCGCCCGGCGCGACACAGCTTGGAGTCCTCTCCTTGGCAGGCTGGCTAACACGGTGGGAGAGGAACTGAAGGAGTGGTGGGATAGGAAGCATTACTCCGGATCTATTGAGATTTATGATGATCTGAGGCAGAGGATGTTTGACTACATACGGCAGTTGAAGGGCGCGGTAAACTCACAGGGTGTGCTCAGGAAGAGCTGGGGTCAAGAGACGTTAGAGAACTTGGGTTTGTATGATTATTTCCAAAACCAGCTTGGAGTTGAGCTTCAAGAGGGCATCATTATCTGGCACATCGgcaccgatattttcctcgccaaaAGTAGTGGAGCCAAGGCCGTTGGTGCAAAGATGCAGGTGAAGGCCATCAGGGCGCTGTCAAACTACATGATGTTCCTCCTCGTTGAGCGCCCCTACATGCTACCAGGCCTTGCTCAGGCCAGGTTGTATGAGAGAACCTGCAAGAATTTGGTAGACATATGGAACAAAAAAAAGCGCGAAAGACGCGCCCGTTCAAACAGGCTTAAGGAATTATTCCGCCTGCGTGATGATCCCAATTCATCTCAGCCGACGCAAAGCGATGTCTTTGCTATCATCCTCTATGACGTCGAGAAGCCAGACTACAGCATGGCTGTTCCTCGCCTCCAGTATGCAAATAGGCTTGCTAAAAAGCTACTCGGCAAAGAAGAGGAACGCAACATTGACGTGCTGAAGCTGGTTTGTGACGTGTGGATGGATTTTCTAGTCTACGCTGCCAACAGATGCAGCAGAGAGTCACATGCCAAGAAGCTCAGCAGTGGTGGTGAGCTCACAACTATCTTGTGGCTTATGACGGGCTACCTTCACAACCACCTCCTCATGAATAGATCAGATCAAGTGGATGGGTGA